A single window of Candidatus Flexicrinis affinis DNA harbors:
- a CDS encoding hydroxymethylglutaryl-CoA synthase → MEHGARASAQTDGSLLMRPIQQVGIVGYGAYVPRYRLPGSEVARVWTNGLGGSPVTEKAVAGLDEDVTTMSIEAARNAVARAGVDPRLIRAVWVGSESHPYAVKPTSTIVAESIGTSANIQAADWEFACKAGTEAVQASIGIVGSGMGAYTLSIGMDTAQGRPGDALEYTAASGGAAFLIGPASEAVAVYQGSYSYVTDTPDFWRRSGETFPSHGDRFTGDPAYFSHTLSSAAKLMELMGTKATDYTHAVFHQPNVKFPSRAAQMLGFTQEQIKLGLLAGEIGNVYSGSCMTGLTAILDEAKPGDRILMVSYGSGAGSDAFDLLVTDRIEQVRGRAPSTRDYISRRTVIDYATYTRYRGKLKD, encoded by the coding sequence ATGGAACACGGAGCGCGCGCAAGCGCCCAGACGGACGGATCGCTTTTGATGCGGCCGATTCAGCAAGTTGGGATTGTCGGCTACGGTGCGTACGTTCCCCGTTACCGGCTGCCCGGCTCGGAAGTCGCCCGGGTGTGGACCAATGGTCTTGGCGGATCACCCGTGACAGAAAAGGCTGTGGCTGGGCTTGATGAGGACGTCACGACGATGTCCATCGAAGCGGCACGCAATGCGGTCGCCCGGGCAGGTGTAGATCCCCGCCTGATCCGTGCAGTGTGGGTTGGAAGCGAGAGCCACCCGTATGCTGTGAAGCCGACCAGTACGATCGTTGCCGAGAGCATCGGGACCTCCGCAAACATACAAGCCGCGGATTGGGAATTCGCATGTAAGGCCGGCACCGAGGCGGTTCAAGCCTCGATTGGTATTGTCGGCAGTGGAATGGGAGCCTATACGCTTAGCATCGGCATGGACACCGCACAGGGCCGACCGGGAGATGCGCTCGAGTACACTGCTGCTTCCGGCGGTGCGGCGTTCCTTATTGGGCCGGCCTCGGAAGCCGTCGCTGTGTATCAGGGCAGCTACAGCTATGTCACTGATACACCGGATTTCTGGCGTCGTTCAGGAGAGACGTTTCCGAGCCATGGCGACCGCTTCACCGGCGATCCAGCATACTTCAGCCACACGCTGTCGTCCGCCGCGAAGCTCATGGAACTTATGGGGACCAAGGCTACCGACTACACGCATGCTGTATTCCATCAACCGAACGTGAAGTTCCCGTCGCGCGCAGCGCAGATGCTCGGATTCACGCAGGAACAGATCAAGCTCGGTCTACTCGCCGGCGAGATTGGCAACGTGTATTCCGGCTCGTGCATGACCGGGCTGACCGCGATTCTGGACGAGGCGAAACCCGGCGATCGTATTCTCATGGTGAGCTACGGTAGCGGGGCGGGTTCAGACGCATTCGACTTGCTCGTTACCGACCGCATCGAGCAGGTCCGAGGGCGTGCGCCATCCACCCGTGATTACATTAGCCGGCGCACGGTGATTGACTACGCTACGTACACCCGCTATCGCGGCAAGCTGAAGGACTAG
- a CDS encoding Zn-ribbon domain-containing OB-fold protein, translating into MTTAAPLVTPERVQFSGRGVVESFTVVMEPPTGFEDQAPYMIALVRLDEGPMVTAQLTDVDGKVSIGDRVEMVTRKLSTEGERGMIIYGYKFRPVLKIWRVGNHSQ; encoded by the coding sequence ATGACGACTGCTGCACCTCTGGTCACGCCGGAGCGCGTGCAATTTTCGGGCCGTGGGGTGGTGGAGAGCTTCACTGTTGTGATGGAACCTCCGACCGGCTTCGAAGATCAAGCACCGTACATGATCGCGCTCGTACGCTTAGACGAAGGCCCCATGGTGACCGCCCAGTTGACGGATGTCGACGGAAAAGTCTCCATCGGAGATCGCGTCGAAATGGTCACGCGGAAGCTCTCCACCGAGGGAGAACGAGGCATGATCATCTACGGTTACAAGTTTCGGCCCGTCCTCAAAATATGGAGAGTCGGGAACCACAGCCAATAA
- the ugpC gene encoding sn-glycerol-3-phosphate ABC transporter ATP-binding protein UgpC: MASISFKHVYKRYGNNAVVKDLNIEVADKEFLVFVGPSGCGKSTSLRMLAGLEEISEGEIWIGDRIVNNVAPKDRDVAMVFQSYALYPHMTVYDNMAFGLKLRKTPKNVIDQRVKEAADQLGIAQLLDRRPRQLSGGQRQRVAVGRAIVREPKVFLMDEPLSNLDAKLRVEARSFISKLHQRLGTTFIYVTHDQVEAMTMGTRICVLNAGELQQIDSPFNLYHHPHNLFVAGFIGSPAMNFFDGTLNKVDGQLIVDLGAFKIPVPAAKLARFEKAAGKKVILGIRPEDIHDVEFKPQGITPATIEVNVEVVEQMGNEVNLYLEEQGKNFIARVDPRTKASVGNRLGVALATDNMHLFDADTKISLADMS; the protein is encoded by the coding sequence GTGGCGAGCATTTCGTTCAAGCATGTGTACAAGCGTTATGGCAACAATGCCGTTGTCAAGGATCTGAATATTGAGGTTGCGGATAAAGAGTTCCTCGTATTCGTCGGACCTTCGGGCTGCGGCAAGTCGACCAGTTTACGTATGCTCGCCGGTTTGGAGGAAATCAGCGAAGGCGAAATCTGGATCGGTGATCGCATCGTGAACAACGTTGCCCCGAAGGATCGCGACGTCGCGATGGTATTCCAGAGTTACGCGCTCTACCCGCACATGACGGTCTACGACAACATGGCGTTCGGCCTCAAGTTGCGCAAGACTCCCAAGAACGTGATCGATCAACGCGTGAAGGAAGCGGCCGACCAGCTCGGTATTGCGCAGCTTCTGGATCGTCGCCCGCGTCAGCTCTCGGGCGGTCAGCGGCAGCGTGTCGCCGTCGGTCGCGCGATTGTGCGTGAGCCGAAGGTCTTCCTCATGGATGAGCCGCTCTCGAACTTGGATGCCAAGCTCCGCGTCGAGGCGCGTTCGTTCATCTCGAAGCTGCATCAGCGCCTCGGTACCACGTTCATTTACGTGACCCACGACCAGGTCGAAGCTATGACGATGGGTACGCGCATCTGCGTGCTGAACGCTGGCGAGCTGCAGCAGATCGATTCGCCGTTCAACCTGTATCACCACCCGCACAACCTGTTCGTTGCCGGCTTCATCGGCAGCCCTGCCATGAACTTCTTTGACGGTACACTCAACAAGGTCGACGGGCAGCTCATCGTTGATCTCGGCGCGTTCAAGATCCCGGTTCCCGCAGCGAAGCTTGCACGTTTCGAGAAGGCGGCCGGGAAGAAGGTTATCTTGGGCATCCGTCCTGAGGACATTCACGACGTCGAGTTCAAGCCGCAAGGCATCACCCCTGCCACGATTGAGGTCAACGTCGAAGTTGTCGAGCAAATGGGCAACGAAGTCAATCTCTACCTCGAGGAGCAGGGCAAGAACTTCATCGCACGCGTTGACCCGCGCACGAAAGCGTCGGTTGGCAATCGCCTCGGTGTGGCTCTGGCTACCGACAACATGCACCTGTTCGATGCAGACACGAAGATCTCGCTTGCCGACATGAGCTGA
- a CDS encoding CinA family nicotinamide mononucleotide deamidase-related protein, with product MTQTINSELISVGTEILLGEITDTNSVYLARFLRDYGINVLYMTSVGDNRARIAQTVKMAMARSNIVIMCGGLGPTVDDMTREAVADATDRELEFHEYLYAQIADRFRSFHAVMSENNRRQAYVPDGAIVLENAVGTAPGFAVEHNGSLVVALPGVPREMKFLMNDKVLPLLKSRYDLSVILPRVLHTAGIGESALDELIGNELLESGNPTVGLAAHNGQVDVRITAKAATRADAEAMIETVETDLRQRIGRYVYGVDSETLAGTLHKRLEQRNIGVSLVECGIAGLLADLGTDVVDRKAYPTVAALLSELPDAQDVSYRSIAEAAGRVLADSGEGTSNRACVVVVTAEDIDEASDQQPGTSVYVSYGGRTRSRSYGFGARSELIRSWVETWSMAQLWWMIEEQAAHA from the coding sequence ATGACCCAAACCATCAACAGCGAGTTGATTAGTGTCGGCACCGAGATTCTACTCGGTGAGATCACCGATACGAACTCGGTCTATCTAGCACGTTTCCTGCGTGATTACGGCATCAACGTCCTCTACATGACATCAGTCGGTGACAATCGGGCAAGGATTGCTCAAACCGTGAAGATGGCGATGGCTCGTTCCAACATCGTGATTATGTGCGGGGGGCTTGGGCCGACCGTCGATGACATGACACGCGAAGCGGTCGCCGATGCAACGGATCGCGAGCTGGAATTCCATGAATACCTCTACGCCCAAATCGCCGACCGTTTCCGCAGTTTCCACGCAGTGATGAGCGAGAACAATCGGCGGCAGGCCTACGTGCCTGACGGGGCAATCGTGTTGGAGAACGCCGTGGGCACGGCTCCTGGGTTTGCCGTCGAACACAACGGCAGCCTCGTCGTCGCGCTACCCGGCGTACCGCGTGAGATGAAGTTCCTGATGAACGACAAGGTGCTGCCGCTGCTCAAGTCGCGTTATGACTTAAGCGTGATCCTCCCTCGCGTTCTGCATACGGCGGGGATTGGGGAGAGCGCGCTAGACGAGCTTATCGGCAACGAACTGCTGGAGAGCGGCAATCCAACCGTGGGGCTGGCGGCGCATAACGGCCAGGTAGATGTGCGAATTACGGCCAAGGCCGCGACACGCGCAGATGCCGAAGCGATGATCGAAACGGTCGAAACCGACCTTCGTCAAAGAATCGGCCGTTATGTGTACGGGGTCGATAGCGAGACGCTTGCCGGAACACTCCACAAGCGCCTCGAGCAACGAAATATCGGCGTCTCCCTAGTGGAGTGCGGAATTGCCGGGCTTCTAGCCGACTTGGGCACCGACGTGGTTGATCGTAAGGCATATCCCACAGTCGCGGCACTACTGAGCGAGTTGCCAGATGCGCAGGACGTATCCTATCGCAGCATAGCCGAGGCGGCGGGCCGTGTGCTCGCCGATAGTGGTGAAGGCACAAGTAATCGTGCGTGTGTTGTCGTGGTCACGGCTGAGGATATCGATGAGGCTAGCGATCAGCAACCGGGTACGTCCGTCTACGTCTCATATGGCGGCCGCACAAGGTCGCGCAGCTACGGATTCGGTGCTCGGTCCGAACTTATCCGCAGTTGGGTCGAGACATGGTCGATGGCTCAGTTGTGGTGGATGATCGAAGAACAAGCGGCTCATGCGTGA
- the lepA gene encoding elongation factor 4: protein MDQSHIRNFCIIAHVDHGKSTLADRLLQLTHTVSDREMQAQVLDSMDLERERGVTIKASAVRMHYQSQDGSEYLINLIDTPGHVDFTYEVSRALQACEGAILVVDASQGIEAQTLSNVYLALEQDLELVPVINKIDLPAARPDEIAHEVEELLGTPAEDIVPISAKNNIGIDTVLEKVIRAVPPPSGDASAPLRALVFDSHYDSYKGVVAYVRVIDGSVSSREKLRLKATNVAFEPVELGVFSPGMLAVDQLQTGEVGYIATGLKTVKECRVGDTVTLAVGGANDPLPGYQQVKPMVFAGIYPTNNDEYGELRDALEKLQLNDASLQFEPESSQALNFGFRVGFLGLFHMEIIQERLEREYDLDILATAPSVKYRIVKRDGETIEIDSPAQMPDESVIAEISEPWMKIQVYTPQEFIGPIMDLVIKKRGIYDTTEYLDRSRVVLHYRLPLAELIIDFYDRLKSVTRGYASLDYQFDKYETGDLVKLDVLVNNEPVDALALIVHREDSYHKGQRLVSRLKELIPRQMFVVPIQAAVGKRVISRANVSAMRKDVLAKCYGGDITRKKKLLEKQKKGKKRMKMIGSVEVPQDAFMALLSLDDED, encoded by the coding sequence ATGGACCAATCCCATATCCGAAATTTCTGCATCATCGCTCACGTCGATCATGGCAAATCAACGCTCGCCGACCGGCTTTTGCAGCTCACACACACGGTCAGCGACCGTGAGATGCAGGCACAAGTGCTCGACAGCATGGATCTTGAGCGCGAACGCGGCGTAACGATCAAGGCGTCCGCCGTGCGTATGCACTATCAGTCGCAGGACGGTTCCGAATACCTAATCAACTTGATCGATACGCCGGGGCATGTCGACTTCACGTACGAAGTGAGCCGTGCGCTGCAAGCGTGCGAAGGCGCGATTCTTGTCGTTGATGCCAGTCAGGGCATTGAAGCACAGACACTCAGCAACGTGTATCTTGCGCTCGAGCAGGATCTCGAATTGGTCCCCGTCATCAACAAGATTGATCTCCCCGCGGCTCGTCCCGATGAAATCGCCCACGAGGTCGAAGAACTGCTTGGTACCCCGGCCGAGGATATCGTTCCGATCTCAGCCAAGAACAACATCGGCATCGACACCGTGCTCGAGAAGGTCATCCGCGCCGTTCCGCCGCCTTCAGGCGACGCCAGCGCACCTCTGCGCGCTCTTGTCTTTGACAGCCACTACGACTCATACAAGGGCGTGGTCGCGTATGTACGCGTGATCGACGGATCGGTGTCGTCACGGGAAAAACTGCGCCTGAAGGCGACCAACGTCGCGTTCGAACCCGTGGAACTTGGCGTCTTTAGCCCGGGCATGCTGGCCGTCGATCAGTTGCAGACAGGCGAAGTCGGCTATATCGCCACCGGGCTCAAGACCGTCAAAGAGTGCCGGGTCGGCGATACAGTTACGCTGGCCGTGGGCGGGGCGAATGACCCGCTGCCCGGCTATCAGCAGGTCAAGCCGATGGTGTTTGCGGGAATCTACCCGACTAACAATGACGAGTACGGTGAGCTTCGTGATGCCCTGGAGAAACTGCAGCTCAACGATGCGTCGCTGCAGTTCGAACCGGAGAGCTCTCAGGCACTGAACTTCGGATTTCGTGTGGGCTTCTTGGGGTTGTTCCACATGGAGATCATTCAAGAGCGGCTTGAGCGCGAATACGATCTCGATATTCTTGCGACAGCCCCGAGTGTGAAATATCGCATCGTCAAGCGTGACGGCGAAACGATCGAGATTGATAGTCCGGCACAAATGCCAGACGAGTCGGTCATCGCAGAGATCAGCGAACCGTGGATGAAGATTCAGGTGTATACCCCGCAGGAGTTCATCGGGCCAATCATGGATCTGGTGATCAAGAAGCGCGGGATCTACGATACAACCGAGTATCTGGATCGGTCTCGTGTGGTGCTGCATTACCGTCTTCCGCTTGCCGAACTCATCATCGACTTTTACGACCGGCTCAAGAGCGTCACACGGGGATATGCGAGCCTCGACTACCAGTTCGACAAGTACGAGACGGGCGATCTGGTCAAGCTGGACGTATTGGTCAATAACGAACCGGTCGACGCGTTGGCGTTGATCGTCCATCGGGAGGACTCCTACCACAAGGGCCAGCGCTTGGTATCGCGCTTGAAGGAGCTCATCCCGCGGCAGATGTTCGTCGTTCCTATTCAGGCGGCGGTTGGAAAACGAGTGATCTCACGTGCGAACGTGAGTGCCATGCGCAAAGACGTGCTTGCCAAGTGCTACGGCGGCGACATCACGCGCAAGAAGAAACTGCTTGAGAAGCAGAAGAAAGGCAAGAAGCGCATGAAGATGATCGGCTCCGTAGAGGTGCCGCAGGATGCGTTCATGGCGCTGCTCAGCCTCGATGACGAGGACTAG
- a CDS encoding TlyA family RNA methyltransferase has translation MAETERLDIEVARRGLAPSREKARGMIMAGEVSVDGVVRDKPGMRVPIDSTISTKAKPRFVSRGGDKLDAALVAFQFAPQGFVCADVGASTGGFTDCLLQHGAARVYAIDVGYGHLDARLRSDLRVVVMERTNARFVDQLDELVDLAVVDASFISLKLLLPVMIRWLKATGSVIALIKPQFEAGRRDVGRGGVVRDMAVHRRVLQEILAYAAEIGLYPRALMRSPLVGPAGNIEFLVWLSGEQSSSDSKALIEQALAADR, from the coding sequence GTGGCGGAGACCGAACGACTCGACATCGAAGTGGCACGCCGGGGCTTAGCACCTAGCCGCGAAAAAGCCCGCGGCATGATCATGGCTGGCGAGGTGTCCGTAGACGGTGTTGTGCGAGACAAACCCGGAATGCGCGTTCCGATCGACAGCACAATCTCAACCAAAGCCAAGCCGCGATTCGTTTCGCGCGGCGGCGACAAGCTGGATGCGGCACTGGTTGCGTTTCAGTTTGCGCCTCAGGGCTTTGTCTGCGCAGATGTGGGCGCAAGCACAGGCGGTTTCACGGACTGCTTACTCCAACATGGTGCTGCACGCGTCTACGCGATCGATGTTGGTTACGGTCATCTCGATGCGCGCCTAAGAAGTGACCTACGCGTTGTCGTTATGGAGCGCACAAATGCCCGGTTCGTCGATCAGCTCGATGAATTGGTTGATCTTGCTGTTGTGGACGCGTCGTTCATTAGCCTGAAGCTGCTGCTTCCCGTAATGATCCGGTGGCTCAAAGCCACCGGCAGCGTGATCGCGCTGATCAAGCCGCAATTTGAGGCAGGGCGTCGAGATGTCGGTAGAGGTGGCGTTGTGCGGGACATGGCGGTACATCGGCGTGTACTGCAGGAGATCCTCGCGTATGCGGCTGAGATCGGCCTTTACCCGCGGGCATTGATGCGATCACCGCTTGTCGGTCCTGCGGGCAATATCGAGTTTCTCGTCTGGCTGTCTGGCGAACAGTCCAGCAGCGACTCCAAAGCGCTCATCGAGCAAGCGCTCGCGGCAGACCGGTAG
- a CDS encoding trypsin-like peptidase domain-containing protein: MFRFAAVLVFVITLAIEVTAQVPAVSFDLARVQRATVQIMQARTAGGGTQITCVSSGSLVTPTGLILTNAHGTVHNESCDGNLLIVAISVRDGEPPVPTFRAQVIQADNGLDIALLQIVAELNGQPIDSSSLSLPYTEVARPSDVILDETVYVVGFPGIGDDPTTVVQASVQGFAAEPRAEKSWLKVRAVQGDVTISGPMSGGGAYNRSGLLVGIPTIAPLVRTADSTSCIQIQDTNQDGLITLQDACVPLGGSINTIRPVAFALPLLQSAQLGIAIRTTTETSLVSSPVPQISNLFFAPSVTNGMPTTVLADMPAGATSLYLFFDYRGMRPTTVYELRVAVDGVTSTVFSLPPVRWSGGEAGLWYIGLTGQALPNGEYTFTLLVDGQVSGDPKTIRIGGGAQPRPTFRSIAFLVSTGENQAFGNGYILGRGSTVTAQFTYDNMVDGLEWAGVWYFGGQELEPRVGGQWNTGQANGSQSTSFTVPGGLLPGRYRLELYIQGTLSALADFTVAGIQEELRPRVFSRQRFAVADTPADAIGARPATSVTNTIQRLFAVFDWESIAVGTLWQVTISVDDRVLFDRIAPWTLPEDGAGYWIELTANTALPDGRYRLDLQMNGILLQRVEAEVGIGQLPIDIFAQGAGVLLRGRVIDADSRLGVENVTIVVLSEQFSVEDYLALADQVFTIATTDRDGRYQFSDLLRYDVPYSIIITTDGYLPITADGIVVDETTANPLEIDIYMTKG, encoded by the coding sequence ATGTTTCGATTCGCAGCCGTACTCGTTTTCGTGATTACTCTCGCCATTGAGGTCACTGCACAGGTCCCAGCAGTATCGTTCGACCTTGCCCGTGTGCAACGCGCGACCGTTCAGATCATGCAGGCCCGTACGGCTGGCGGAGGAACACAAATCACATGTGTCAGCTCAGGCAGTCTGGTCACACCGACCGGTCTGATCTTGACGAATGCGCACGGCACGGTCCATAACGAGAGTTGCGACGGCAATCTCTTGATCGTCGCCATCAGCGTGCGTGACGGCGAACCGCCGGTTCCGACTTTCCGGGCACAGGTGATTCAGGCCGACAACGGTCTCGACATCGCGTTACTTCAGATCGTCGCGGAATTGAATGGACAGCCAATCGACAGTTCTTCGCTGAGCCTTCCTTATACGGAGGTAGCGCGACCTAGCGATGTCATACTCGATGAGACCGTGTACGTGGTCGGATTTCCTGGGATAGGTGACGACCCTACTACCGTAGTGCAGGCCAGCGTGCAGGGATTTGCTGCGGAGCCTCGCGCTGAAAAGTCCTGGCTCAAGGTACGCGCCGTTCAAGGCGATGTGACCATCAGCGGCCCAATGTCGGGTGGCGGCGCGTACAACCGCAGCGGTTTGCTCGTCGGAATTCCAACCATTGCCCCGCTGGTCCGTACCGCCGACTCGACAAGCTGTATCCAGATTCAGGATACCAATCAGGACGGTTTGATTACGCTGCAGGACGCGTGTGTGCCGTTGGGAGGTTCGATCAACACCATCCGTCCTGTCGCTTTCGCGCTTCCGCTTCTCCAAAGCGCGCAGCTCGGGATTGCGATCCGCACCACTACCGAGACTTCTCTTGTGAGTTCACCGGTCCCGCAGATTTCGAACTTGTTCTTCGCCCCTTCGGTTACCAACGGGATGCCGACGACGGTGTTGGCTGACATGCCTGCCGGCGCGACTAGTCTGTACTTGTTTTTCGACTACCGCGGAATGCGGCCCACCACCGTGTACGAACTGCGCGTCGCCGTCGACGGCGTGACGAGCACGGTGTTTAGCCTTCCGCCGGTGCGTTGGAGCGGCGGCGAAGCCGGCCTGTGGTATATCGGGCTTACCGGTCAGGCGCTGCCCAACGGCGAGTATACATTTACGCTCTTGGTTGATGGGCAGGTATCGGGTGATCCAAAGACGATACGTATTGGCGGCGGTGCCCAACCGAGGCCCACATTTCGCAGCATCGCATTTCTCGTCTCTACCGGTGAGAATCAGGCCTTTGGCAATGGCTACATCCTTGGCCGTGGATCGACCGTGACTGCGCAGTTCACGTATGACAATATGGTGGACGGTCTTGAATGGGCTGGGGTCTGGTACTTCGGCGGGCAGGAACTCGAGCCTCGCGTGGGAGGCCAATGGAACACCGGCCAAGCCAACGGCTCGCAGTCGACATCATTCACCGTGCCCGGCGGGCTGCTGCCGGGACGCTATCGACTCGAGCTGTACATCCAAGGGACGCTGAGTGCCTTGGCAGACTTCACCGTCGCTGGAATACAGGAAGAACTGCGCCCGCGCGTGTTCAGTCGTCAGCGCTTTGCGGTAGCCGACACACCCGCCGACGCCATCGGTGCGCGACCGGCAACCTCGGTCACAAACACGATTCAGCGCTTGTTCGCAGTCTTCGACTGGGAATCGATCGCAGTCGGTACGCTCTGGCAGGTGACAATCAGCGTGGACGACCGCGTTCTGTTCGACAGAATCGCCCCGTGGACCTTGCCTGAAGACGGCGCCGGCTACTGGATCGAACTCACGGCCAACACTGCTTTGCCTGACGGACGCTATCGCCTCGACCTGCAGATGAACGGCATTCTCCTCCAGCGCGTCGAAGCAGAAGTCGGCATTGGTCAGCTCCCAATCGACATTTTCGCACAGGGCGCCGGCGTGCTGCTGCGTGGTCGAGTGATCGATGCCGATTCACGTCTCGGTGTCGAGAATGTGACGATCGTGGTTCTCAGCGAACAATTTTCGGTCGAAGATTATCTCGCACTGGCCGATCAGGTCTTCACGATCGCCACTACGGATCGTGACGGACGCTATCAGTTCTCCGACCTGCTCCGCTACGACGTGCCGTACAGCATCATTATCACCACGGACGGTTATCTACCAATTACCGCCGACGGTATAGTCGTAGACGAGACGACCGCGAACCCGCTGGAAATCGACATCTACATGACCAAAGGTTGA
- a CDS encoding ABC transporter permease: protein MRLLPGSALRAQQVESGSNDAFPSADGTDASLSDPVAVQYAAYVGQLVRGDLGVSLYGGRPVSELIGERLPSTVVLASTSLLFTTAFVVIAAGTSANPRLRRIVSSLCIVGSAAPTFITGTLAIAVLGIPSPSSLENVVAAAVVLSFYVASTIAIPLIANIADLEKRSFVTTARGKGLRPRRVFWIHVMPNAMRPLLGLIAVQFGFLLSGTVVTEALFTRGGVGRLMLDSVMRRDYPVVQGLVLYAASLYVIGQTIARMVAGRDEPGRLDA from the coding sequence GTGCGTTTGCTGCCTGGCAGTGCTCTACGCGCGCAGCAAGTCGAGTCCGGGTCGAACGATGCGTTCCCGTCGGCTGACGGCACCGACGCAAGTCTCAGCGATCCGGTCGCGGTTCAGTACGCTGCGTATGTCGGTCAGCTCGTGCGTGGCGACCTCGGGGTATCGTTGTACGGCGGTCGTCCTGTGTCGGAACTGATCGGTGAGCGGCTTCCGAGCACCGTGGTACTCGCCTCGACCAGCCTGCTCTTTACGACTGCGTTCGTCGTGATCGCAGCGGGCACCAGTGCGAACCCTCGACTTCGGCGCATCGTCAGCTCGCTGTGTATCGTGGGCTCGGCAGCGCCGACGTTCATTACTGGCACACTGGCAATCGCGGTACTCGGAATTCCCAGTCCCTCGTCGCTTGAGAACGTCGTGGCAGCGGCGGTGGTGCTCTCGTTCTACGTAGCGTCGACGATAGCGATACCGCTTATCGCCAATATCGCCGATCTCGAGAAGCGCAGTTTTGTCACAACGGCGCGCGGCAAGGGGTTGCGGCCGCGCCGGGTCTTTTGGATTCACGTCATGCCTAATGCGATGCGGCCCCTGCTGGGATTGATTGCCGTGCAGTTCGGTTTCCTGCTCAGCGGCACAGTCGTGACGGAAGCTCTGTTCACGAGGGGCGGAGTTGGCCGGCTTATGCTCGACAGTGTAATGCGACGGGACTATCCCGTCGTGCAGGGACTGGTGTTGTACGCCGCCAGCCTCTATGTTATCGGACAGACGATTGCCCGCATGGTGGCCGGCAGGGATGAGCCGGGGCGTCTCGATGCGTAA
- a CDS encoding ABC transporter permease, whose translation MRNRAAALTLICALAVLIALPMLHNADPYATFVFDPRLPPSADHLLGTDALGRDVLVRLVAGALPTLAGSGVALAVALVGAALLGGIAAFGAMPFVRRVGDLVIESLLSMPSIVAAMVILTALDRTGISVAVAAGLSHIPLAAVVFRDQIQSTSGQLHVTAARSLGARRWRILVVHILPVSKPVLLAYSVTAFASCLLMITTLSFLGFAGDVASPEWGSMIADGRADVRSAPWVVAAPAIGIILAAAGLSVAARRLSRQR comes from the coding sequence ATGCGTAATCGCGCTGCCGCGTTGACTTTGATCTGTGCTTTGGCTGTTTTGATCGCGCTGCCCATGTTGCACAACGCCGATCCGTATGCAACCTTCGTCTTCGACCCGCGCTTGCCACCGAGTGCCGATCATCTGCTGGGCACGGACGCGCTTGGCCGGGACGTTCTTGTTCGGCTTGTAGCGGGTGCGCTGCCGACGTTGGCCGGGAGCGGCGTTGCTCTGGCTGTCGCACTTGTGGGTGCCGCCCTGCTTGGCGGGATTGCTGCATTTGGGGCGATGCCCTTCGTGCGGCGTGTGGGCGACCTAGTGATCGAAAGCCTGCTTTCGATGCCGTCAATTGTGGCCGCAATGGTGATCTTGACAGCGCTTGACCGTACGGGGATTTCAGTTGCGGTCGCCGCGGGGCTGAGCCATATCCCGTTGGCTGCAGTCGTGTTTCGGGATCAGATTCAATCGACGTCCGGGCAGCTTCACGTTACTGCCGCTCGTTCACTCGGCGCGCGTCGCTGGCGCATTCTCGTCGTACACATCTTGCCCGTGTCGAAACCCGTGCTGCTGGCCTATTCCGTCACGGCTTTTGCGTCTTGTCTGCTGATGATCACCACCCTGTCGTTTCTTGGCTTTGCCGGGGATGTTGCTTCGCCGGAGTGGGGGAGCATGATCGCCGACGGGCGTGCAGATGTCCGAAGTGCGCCGTGGGTCGTCGCCGCGCCGGCCATCGGAATTATCCTTGCAGCGGCCGGGCTTTCGGTCGCAGCTAGGCGCCTGAGTCGGCAACGATAA